In a single window of the Serratia quinivorans genome:
- a CDS encoding putative acetyltransferase: MRIRKYQEADRPFLRTLYLASRKAAFPWRDTTDYRLEDFDRSTLGEDIWVAEENGKRLGFVSIYRQDNFIHNLYVDPQLPPLGVGSALLQAAEQTFTATGSLKCLVKNEKALAFYHKHGWRTIATGNDGAEDYYLMHSLTK; encoded by the coding sequence ATGCGAATAAGAAAATACCAAGAGGCCGATCGTCCCTTCCTGCGCACCCTGTATCTGGCATCGCGCAAGGCGGCGTTTCCCTGGCGTGATACCACAGATTACCGACTGGAAGATTTCGATCGCTCGACGCTGGGTGAGGACATTTGGGTGGCGGAAGAAAACGGCAAGCGGCTGGGGTTCGTCTCGATTTATCGTCAGGATAACTTTATTCACAATCTGTATGTCGACCCTCAGCTACCGCCTCTTGGCGTCGGTAGCGCCCTGCTGCAGGCGGCGGAGCAAACCTTCACTGCCACCGGCTCGCTGAAATGCCTGGTGAAGAATGAGAAGGCGCTGGCCTTTTACCACAAACACGGCTGGCGGACGATCGCTACCGGCAATGACGGCGCGGAAGACTATTACCTGATGCACTCGCTGACAAAGTAA
- the thiM gene encoding Hydroxyethylthiazole kinase, whose protein sequence is MLARPDVFPGARAAACLTQFKRQSPLIHCLTNEVVQELTANVLLALGASPAMVVEPTEAAQFSRLADALLINIGTLNASRAESMLAAIEAANAAGTPWTLDPVAVGGLAYRTAFAQRLLGEKPAAIRGNASEIMALSGLQASGRGVDSADDSLAALPAARELARNSGAVVAVTGVVDYITDGQCDWAVAGGDVLMTRVVGTGCALSAVVAAFCSLPGDSLDNVATACRVMSLCGEMATRRAAGPGSFTPAFLDALYQLRPEDLQ, encoded by the coding sequence ATGCTCGCTCGACCTGATGTTTTCCCCGGCGCCCGCGCCGCGGCCTGTTTAACCCAATTTAAACGCCAATCCCCATTGATTCACTGCCTGACCAACGAAGTGGTGCAGGAGCTGACGGCTAACGTGTTGCTGGCGCTCGGTGCTTCCCCGGCGATGGTGGTGGAGCCGACCGAAGCGGCACAGTTCAGCCGTTTGGCTGACGCTTTGTTGATCAATATCGGCACCCTTAATGCCTCGCGTGCCGAATCCATGCTGGCGGCGATAGAAGCTGCCAATGCGGCAGGCACACCCTGGACGCTGGATCCGGTCGCCGTCGGCGGGCTGGCGTATCGCACCGCCTTTGCCCAACGTTTGCTGGGCGAAAAGCCGGCGGCAATCCGCGGCAATGCTTCTGAAATTATGGCGTTGAGTGGTCTGCAGGCGAGTGGACGCGGTGTTGACAGCGCTGACGATTCGCTGGCAGCGTTACCGGCGGCGCGGGAATTGGCGCGAAACAGTGGGGCCGTGGTGGCGGTGACCGGCGTGGTGGATTACATCACCGACGGCCAGTGTGACTGGGCGGTCGCCGGGGGCGACGTGCTGATGACGCGAGTGGTGGGTACCGGTTGCGCACTTTCGGCCGTGGTGGCGGCATTTTGCAGCCTGCCGGGCGACAGCCTGGACAACGTGGCGACCGCCTGCCGGGTGATGTCACTTTGCGGTGAGATGGCCACGCGCCGCGCCGCCGGGCCGGGCAGTTTTACCCCGGCATTCCTCGACGCTCTGTACCAACTGCGTCCGGAGGATCTGCAATGA
- the thiD gene encoding Hydroxymethylpyrimidine/phosphomethylpyrimidine kinase — protein sequence MKRINALTIAGTDPSGGAGIQADLKAFSALGAYGASVITALVAQNTRGVQSVYNIEPAFVAAQLDSVFSDLRIDSTKIGMLANADIVQAVAERLRHYQPSFVVLDTVMLAKSGDPLLAPEAVESIRRELLPLVSIITPNLPEAAALLECAPAENERQMREQGRALLAMGCQAVLMKGGHLSESESPDWLFSAGLEQRFTAPRVATRHTHGTGCTLSAALAALRPRHDDWAGTVAAAKDYLQKALQQADTLEVGHGIGPVHHFHAWW from the coding sequence ATGAAACGGATTAACGCGTTGACCATCGCCGGTACCGATCCGAGCGGGGGGGCCGGGATCCAGGCCGACCTGAAAGCCTTTTCCGCGCTGGGGGCCTACGGTGCCTCGGTAATCACCGCGCTGGTGGCGCAAAATACCCGCGGCGTGCAGTCGGTGTATAACATCGAACCGGCTTTTGTCGCTGCCCAGCTTGATTCCGTGTTCAGTGATTTGCGTATCGACAGCACCAAAATTGGCATGTTGGCCAACGCCGATATTGTGCAGGCGGTCGCGGAGCGTTTACGTCACTATCAGCCGTCGTTTGTGGTACTGGATACGGTGATGCTGGCGAAAAGCGGCGATCCTCTGCTGGCGCCGGAGGCGGTGGAATCGATTCGCCGCGAGCTGTTGCCGCTGGTGTCGATCATCACGCCGAACCTGCCGGAAGCGGCGGCCCTGCTGGAATGCGCCCCGGCGGAAAATGAACGCCAGATGCGTGAGCAGGGGCGAGCACTGTTGGCGATGGGTTGCCAGGCGGTATTGATGAAGGGTGGCCATCTTAGCGAAAGCGAAAGCCCGGACTGGCTGTTCAGTGCGGGACTGGAGCAACGCTTTACTGCACCGCGCGTAGCGACCCGCCATACGCATGGCACCGGCTGCACGCTGTCTGCCGCATTGGCCGCCCTGCGTCCGCGTCACGACGACTGGGCAGGCACGGTGGCTGCCGCCAAGGATTATCTGCAAAAAGCCTTGCAGCAGGCCGATACGCTGGAAGTGGGGCACGGTATCGGGCCGGTGCATCATTTTCACGCCTGGTGGTGA
- the ivy gene encoding Inhibitor of vertebrate lysozyme precursor, with protein MTGQNALRGAIFGALLSFSVGGFAQQIVTTSDVIQQPGYQSSWQNMVKGQARLPGWARKGVGTSTPAQSLSWKGQNYLVGNICKPHDCANNFMMVAFKEDKSQAWAVRVEVANKPEAIDHPKKYAKYQWLGKPNDDMKALLKQQFENNPDWK; from the coding sequence ATGACAGGACAAAACGCACTTCGCGGCGCCATCTTCGGCGCGTTGCTCAGCTTCAGCGTGGGGGGCTTTGCCCAGCAGATCGTCACGACTTCTGATGTGATCCAGCAGCCTGGCTATCAGAGCAGTTGGCAGAATATGGTGAAGGGGCAGGCCCGCTTGCCTGGTTGGGCACGCAAAGGGGTGGGGACTTCGACCCCGGCGCAAAGCCTGAGCTGGAAGGGGCAAAACTATCTGGTGGGTAATATCTGTAAACCCCACGACTGCGCCAACAACTTTATGATGGTGGCGTTTAAAGAAGACAAGTCGCAGGCCTGGGCGGTACGCGTCGAGGTGGCGAATAAGCCGGAAGCGATTGATCATCCGAAGAAATACGCCAAATATCAGTGGTTGGGTAAACCGAACGACGATATGAAGGCGCTGTTGAAGCAACAGTTCGAGAATAATCCGGACTGGAAATAA
- the gutQ gene encoding Arabinose 5-phosphate isomerase GutQ, giving the protein MSNAAALLAFARETLEIELAEAQRLLARLDDNFVCACELLLNCRGKAVISGIGKSGHIGKKIAASLASTGTPSFFVHPAEALHGDLGMIGADDVVVFISYSGRAKELDLILPLLAENNIPVIAITGGKESPLAQAAACMLDISVEREACPMGLAPTSSAVNTLMMGDALAMALMRQRGFNAEDFARSHPGGSLGARLLNRVHHLMRTGDRLPQVSESANVMEAMLELSRTGLGLVPVCDAQQKVVGVFTDGDLRRWLVKGNSLQDALSPAITRPGYRLPEQWRAGEALEALHEQHISAAPVVNLEGVLVGAINLHDLHQAGIG; this is encoded by the coding sequence ATGAGTAACGCTGCCGCCCTGCTGGCCTTTGCCCGCGAAACGCTGGAAATTGAGCTGGCCGAAGCACAACGCCTGCTGGCACGACTGGACGACAACTTCGTCTGTGCCTGCGAACTGCTGCTGAACTGCCGCGGGAAGGCGGTGATTTCCGGCATCGGTAAATCCGGCCATATCGGTAAAAAAATTGCCGCCTCGCTGGCCAGTACCGGCACCCCGTCATTCTTCGTGCACCCGGCGGAAGCGCTGCACGGCGATCTCGGCATGATCGGTGCCGACGACGTGGTGGTGTTCATCTCCTACTCTGGCCGTGCCAAAGAGCTGGATCTGATCCTGCCGCTGCTGGCGGAAAATAACATCCCGGTGATCGCCATTACCGGCGGCAAAGAGTCACCGCTGGCCCAGGCGGCGGCCTGCATGCTGGACATCAGCGTAGAGCGTGAGGCTTGCCCGATGGGGCTGGCGCCAACCTCCAGCGCGGTCAATACGCTGATGATGGGCGATGCACTGGCAATGGCGCTGATGCGTCAACGCGGTTTCAACGCCGAAGACTTTGCTCGTTCGCATCCGGGCGGCAGCCTGGGCGCACGCCTGCTGAACCGGGTACATCACCTGATGCGCACCGGCGATCGCCTGCCGCAGGTCAGCGAAAGCGCCAACGTAATGGAAGCGATGCTGGAACTGAGCCGTACCGGGTTGGGGCTGGTGCCAGTGTGCGACGCACAGCAAAAAGTGGTGGGGGTGTTTACCGACGGCGACCTGCGTCGCTGGTTGGTGAAAGGCAATAGCCTGCAGGATGCGTTAAGCCCGGCGATCACCCGCCCCGGCTACCGTTTACCGGAACAATGGCGCGCCGGAGAAGCACTGGAAGCGTTGCACGAACAACACATCAGCGCTGCGCCGGTGGTCAATCTTGAGGGGGTGTTGGTGGGTGCCATCAACCTGCACGACCTGCATCAGGCCGGTATCGGCTGA
- the fbaB gene encoding Fructose-bisphosphate aldolase class 1, with product MTDIAQLLGKEAEDLLQHRCTTIPAENLYLPGADFVDRIMIDNNRPNTVLRSMQSLLNHGRLAGTGYLSILPVDQGIEHSAGASFAANPLYFDPKNIVELAIEAGCNCVASTYGVLASVSRRYAHKIPFLVKLNHNETLSYPTQYDQTLYASVEQAFNMGAVAVGATIYFGSEQSRRQIEEISSAFERAHELGMVTVLWAYLRNPAFNKDGVDYHSSADLTGQANHIAATIGADIVKQKMAENNGGYRAVKFGYTDDRVYSKLTTDHPIDLVRYQLANCYMGRAGLINSGGAAGEKRSAGIGAHRGHQQACRRYGADSGA from the coding sequence ATGACTGATATTGCACAGTTGTTAGGAAAGGAAGCGGAAGACCTGTTGCAACACCGCTGTACCACCATCCCTGCTGAAAATCTGTACCTGCCGGGCGCCGACTTTGTCGACCGGATCATGATCGATAACAACCGACCCAACACTGTCCTGCGTTCAATGCAAAGCCTGCTTAACCACGGCCGTTTGGCCGGCACCGGTTACCTGTCGATTCTGCCGGTTGACCAGGGGATTGAGCACTCCGCCGGCGCATCTTTCGCCGCTAACCCGCTGTACTTTGATCCGAAAAATATCGTCGAACTGGCCATTGAGGCCGGCTGTAACTGCGTCGCCTCCACTTACGGCGTGCTGGCATCGGTATCACGCCGCTATGCTCACAAAATCCCGTTTCTGGTCAAACTGAACCACAACGAAACCCTGAGCTATCCGACCCAATATGACCAAACCCTGTATGCCAGCGTCGAGCAGGCTTTCAATATGGGCGCGGTCGCGGTCGGCGCTACCATTTACTTTGGTTCCGAGCAGTCACGCCGCCAAATTGAGGAAATCTCAAGCGCCTTCGAGCGCGCCCACGAACTGGGTATGGTTACCGTGCTGTGGGCCTATCTGCGTAACCCGGCATTTAACAAAGACGGGGTCGATTACCATTCCAGTGCCGATCTCACCGGCCAGGCCAACCATATTGCCGCCACCATCGGTGCCGATATCGTTAAGCAGAAAATGGCGGAAAACAACGGCGGTTACCGCGCGGTGAAATTCGGCTATACCGACGATCGCGTCTACAGCAAACTGACCACCGACCACCCGATCGATCTGGTTCGTTACCAGTTGGCCAACTGCTATATGGGCCGCGCCGGGTTGATCAACTCTGGCGGAGCCGCCGGTGAAAAACGATCTGCAGGAATCGGTGCGCACCGCGGTCATCAACAAGCGTGCAGGCGGTATGGGGCTGATTCTGGGGCGTAA
- the ydfH_5 gene encoding Uncharacterized HTH-type transcriptional regulator ydfH, whose translation MSESYNLTNSLPVNQQIYRFLRKDIVDCTIPPGTLLSEKEISTRFSVSRQPVREAFIKLAEAGLVQILPQRGTFVMKISAKRVADGRFIRQAVECAIVRRAAERITQEQLMTLEHNLHRQELAAQNKQTREFLVLDDEFHQLLTQFAECPLAWETIETIKATMDRVRFLSLSEVSPPESLLQQHYRIFAALKAQDADAAERAIHEHLQEMIYSITPISLQNTEWFDAE comes from the coding sequence ATGTCTGAATCCTACAATCTCACTAATAGCCTCCCGGTTAATCAGCAGATCTACCGTTTCCTGCGTAAGGATATCGTCGACTGCACCATTCCCCCCGGCACGCTGTTGTCAGAGAAAGAGATCTCCACCCGCTTTAGCGTTTCTCGCCAACCGGTGCGCGAAGCCTTTATCAAGCTGGCGGAGGCCGGATTGGTGCAGATCTTGCCGCAGCGCGGGACTTTCGTGATGAAGATTTCCGCCAAACGGGTGGCCGACGGACGCTTTATCCGTCAGGCGGTAGAATGCGCAATTGTGCGCCGTGCGGCAGAGCGCATCACCCAGGAACAGCTGATGACGCTGGAGCATAATTTGCACCGTCAGGAGCTGGCGGCGCAGAACAAGCAGACGCGTGAATTCCTGGTGTTGGACGATGAATTTCATCAGTTGCTCACCCAGTTTGCCGAATGCCCGTTAGCCTGGGAGACCATAGAAACCATCAAGGCCACCATGGACCGGGTGCGTTTTCTCAGCCTGAGCGAAGTATCACCGCCGGAAAGCCTGCTGCAGCAGCATTACCGCATTTTTGCCGCGCTGAAAGCGCAGGATGCCGATGCCGCCGAGCGTGCCATCCATGAGCACCTGCAAGAGATGATCTACTCCATTACCCCCATCTCTTTGCAAAATACCGAGTGGTTCGACGCCGAATAG
- the mtlK_1 gene encoding Mannitol 2-dehydrogenase gives MTSPHPLHPQSAPGLILAALRRRRERGLPAFAVMSCDNMPANGQVTRNVLSQLAQQQDAELATWVEQQVAFPSTMVDRIVPAVTAETRQHIEALLGGIADPVAVACEHFCQWVIEDNFPQGRPAWEKTGAELVSDVLPYEEMKLRMLNGSHSFLAYLGYLAGYKHISDCMQDEGFVNAARHLMLTEQAPTLQVHDLDLTQYADSLLARYRNAALKHRTWQIAMDGTQKLPQRMLDAIRWHLAHGSDFSCLALGVAGWMRYVGGKDEQGQPIEISDPLSERLADLVGNSHEGPQRVLALLQLDTVFGHDLPDNPRFVSAVTDAYLALLAQGAKESVARLLPVLSV, from the coding sequence ATGACATCGCCCCACCCGCTGCACCCGCAATCCGCCCCCGGCCTGATCCTGGCCGCACTGCGGCGACGGCGGGAACGAGGGCTGCCGGCGTTTGCCGTGATGTCCTGCGACAACATGCCGGCCAACGGTCAGGTGACCCGCAACGTGCTCAGCCAGTTGGCTCAGCAGCAGGATGCGGAACTGGCCACCTGGGTCGAACAACAGGTCGCGTTTCCATCAACCATGGTTGACCGCATTGTCCCGGCTGTCACGGCGGAAACACGGCAACACATCGAGGCTTTACTCGGTGGCATCGCCGATCCGGTTGCCGTCGCCTGTGAGCACTTCTGCCAATGGGTGATCGAAGATAACTTTCCGCAGGGACGTCCGGCATGGGAAAAGACCGGTGCCGAACTGGTCAGCGACGTGCTGCCCTACGAAGAAATGAAGCTGCGGATGCTCAACGGCAGCCATTCGTTTCTCGCTTATCTGGGTTATTTGGCCGGCTATAAGCATATCAGCGACTGCATGCAGGACGAAGGTTTCGTTAATGCCGCACGGCACCTGATGCTGACAGAGCAGGCACCGACGCTGCAGGTCCACGACCTGGATTTGACGCAATACGCAGACTCACTCCTGGCCCGTTACCGCAATGCCGCGCTAAAGCACCGAACCTGGCAGATCGCCATGGACGGCACGCAGAAACTGCCGCAGCGCATGCTGGACGCCATTCGCTGGCATCTGGCGCACGGCAGCGATTTCAGCTGTCTGGCTTTAGGCGTCGCCGGTTGGATGCGTTACGTCGGCGGCAAGGATGAACAGGGTCAGCCTATTGAGATCAGCGATCCCTTAAGTGAACGCCTCGCCGATTTGGTCGGCAACAGCCACGAAGGCCCACAGCGGGTGCTGGCGCTGCTGCAGCTTGATACGGTGTTTGGCCACGATCTTCCTGATAACCCACGATTCGTCAGTGCCGTAACTGATGCCTATCTGGCGCTGCTGGCGCAGGGTGCCAAAGAGAGTGTGGCCAGATTACTGCCAGTTTTATCTGTATAA
- the garP_3 gene encoding D-galactarate permease, producing the protein MFKNLRWTIVFLLFMVYMINYLDRVALSITVPMIEKDLMLNAEQFGIIFGSFFFGYAIFNFIGGLAVDKFGPTLVLGIAVGLWSIFCGMTALATGFYSMLILRVLFGMAEGPICASANKMINGWFPKKQAATAMGLLSAGSPLGGAVAGPIVGYLALAFGWRPAFMIICSIGIVWMLVWFFVVADNPAKSKRVSDKELALINQMKEETHSAEEELSNAAHGLGYYLKQPIILVTAFAFFCYNYILFFFLSWFPSYLVQAHNLNIKEMSLTTMIPWIVGFVGLALGGYISDKIFNITGKLLLSRKIVLVTSLLAAAVCVALAGTVSSVVPAVMLMSVSIFFLYITGAIYWAIIQDVVHKSRVGGASGFIHLVGSVSGIIGPVVTGYIVQKHRQVRQRLYAGGWRGRARGGAGTAGDQSATQ; encoded by the coding sequence ATGTTTAAAAACCTGCGTTGGACCATCGTATTCCTGCTGTTTATGGTTTACATGATCAACTACCTCGATCGCGTCGCGCTGTCGATCACCGTACCTATGATCGAAAAGGATCTGATGTTGAATGCCGAGCAGTTCGGCATCATCTTTGGCAGCTTCTTCTTCGGTTACGCCATCTTTAACTTTATCGGCGGGCTGGCGGTAGACAAGTTCGGCCCGACGTTAGTACTCGGCATCGCCGTCGGCCTGTGGTCCATCTTCTGCGGCATGACGGCATTAGCCACCGGCTTCTATTCCATGCTGATCCTGCGCGTGCTGTTCGGCATGGCCGAAGGGCCAATCTGCGCCTCCGCCAATAAAATGATCAACGGCTGGTTCCCGAAGAAACAGGCGGCGACCGCGATGGGCCTGCTCAGTGCCGGTTCCCCTTTGGGCGGTGCCGTGGCCGGGCCGATCGTCGGCTACCTGGCGTTGGCGTTCGGCTGGCGGCCGGCGTTTATGATCATCTGCTCGATCGGCATCGTCTGGATGCTGGTGTGGTTCTTCGTGGTGGCGGATAACCCGGCGAAAAGCAAACGCGTCAGCGATAAGGAACTGGCGCTGATTAACCAGATGAAGGAAGAGACCCACAGCGCCGAAGAAGAGCTGAGCAACGCCGCACACGGCCTGGGCTACTACCTGAAACAACCCATCATCCTAGTCACCGCGTTCGCCTTCTTCTGCTACAACTATATTCTGTTCTTCTTCCTGAGCTGGTTCCCGTCTTACCTGGTGCAGGCGCATAACCTGAACATCAAGGAAATGAGCCTCACCACCATGATCCCGTGGATTGTCGGCTTTGTCGGGTTGGCGCTCGGTGGCTATATCTCCGACAAGATTTTCAATATCACCGGCAAGCTGTTGCTGTCACGCAAGATTGTGCTGGTCACCAGCCTGCTGGCGGCGGCTGTCTGCGTGGCGCTGGCAGGTACCGTCAGCAGCGTGGTACCGGCGGTGATGCTGATGTCGGTGTCGATCTTCTTCCTGTACATCACCGGCGCGATTTACTGGGCGATTATCCAGGACGTGGTGCATAAATCCCGGGTCGGTGGCGCCAGCGGCTTTATCCATCTGGTCGGCAGCGTTTCCGGCATCATTGGCCCGGTGGTGACCGGCTACATTGTGCAAAAACACCGGCAAGTTCGACAGCGCCTTTATGCTGGCGGGTGGCGTGGCCGCGCTCGGGGCGGTGCTGGTACTGCTGGTGATCAAAGCGCCACGCAATAG
- the gutB_2 gene encoding Sorbitol dehydrogenase, protein MQSVVIEQPGLLAIQQRPLPQPAANEVRVKVKFAGICGSDVHIYHGHNPFARYPRVIGHEFFGVIDQVGSDVSPLRLGERVSVDPVVSCGHCYPCSIGRPNVCTELQVIGVHRDGGFSDYACAPARNAYPIPDSISDRHAAMVEPFTIAANITAHLQPNADDIALIYGAGPMGLTVIQTLKGVYGVKQVIVTDRIHERLVMAQENGADWTFNNAEASLPAELERRGIRPTLIVDAACHPAILQEAINLASPAARIGIMGFSDDACTITQQSITSKELSIFSSRLNSARFPQVIDWMASGKIDPQKLITHCVPANEVEQAMLMFEKDQRTCCKVLLQFD, encoded by the coding sequence ATGCAAAGCGTGGTCATTGAACAGCCCGGCCTGCTGGCTATCCAGCAGCGCCCCCTGCCGCAACCGGCGGCCAACGAAGTGCGGGTAAAGGTTAAATTTGCCGGTATCTGTGGTTCTGATGTGCATATTTACCATGGGCATAACCCGTTCGCCCGCTATCCACGAGTGATCGGCCACGAGTTTTTTGGCGTGATTGATCAGGTAGGCAGCGATGTCAGCCCACTGCGGCTCGGTGAACGCGTCTCGGTCGATCCGGTTGTCAGTTGCGGCCATTGCTATCCTTGCTCTATCGGTCGTCCCAACGTCTGCACGGAGCTGCAGGTGATCGGTGTGCATCGCGACGGCGGTTTCAGTGACTACGCCTGTGCCCCAGCGCGCAATGCCTACCCTATTCCGGACAGCATCAGCGATCGCCACGCCGCCATGGTCGAACCCTTCACCATTGCCGCCAATATTACTGCCCATCTGCAGCCCAACGCCGATGATATCGCGTTGATCTACGGGGCCGGGCCGATGGGATTAACGGTGATCCAAACGCTGAAAGGCGTCTACGGCGTGAAACAGGTGATCGTCACCGATCGCATCCATGAACGACTGGTGATGGCACAGGAAAACGGCGCCGACTGGACATTCAACAATGCCGAAGCGTCATTGCCTGCCGAGCTGGAACGGCGCGGCATTCGCCCGACGTTGATCGTCGACGCCGCCTGCCATCCGGCCATTTTGCAAGAGGCGATCAATCTTGCCTCTCCAGCAGCGCGCATCGGCATCATGGGGTTCTCCGACGATGCCTGCACCATTACCCAACAAAGCATCACCAGTAAAGAGCTGTCGATTTTCTCCTCACGTCTTAACAGTGCACGTTTCCCACAGGTTATCGATTGGATGGCCAGCGGGAAAATCGACCCGCAGAAACTCATTACTCACTGCGTGCCGGCCAACGAGGTTGAACAGGCGATGCTGATGTTCGAAAAAGATCAGCGCACCTGCTGCAAGGTGTTGCTGCAATTTGACTGA
- the rspA gene encoding Starvation-sensing protein rspA, producing the protein MKIINAEVFVTCPGRNFVTLKITTDEGITGIGDATLNGRELPVASYLKDHVCPQLIGRDAHQIEDIWQFFYKGAYWRRGPVTMSAISAVDMALWDIKGKAANMPLYQLLGGASRTGVMVYCHTTGHSIDEVLDDYAKHKELGFKAIRAQCGVPGMKTTYGMAKGKGLAYEPATKGNWPEEQLWSTEKYLDFTPQTVRSGAQPLWF; encoded by the coding sequence ATGAAGATTATCAACGCAGAGGTTTTTGTGACCTGCCCTGGCAGGAATTTTGTCACGCTGAAGATTACCACTGACGAAGGAATTACCGGCATTGGCGACGCCACCCTGAACGGCCGCGAGCTGCCGGTGGCGTCCTATCTTAAAGATCACGTCTGCCCGCAGTTGATTGGCCGTGATGCCCATCAGATCGAAGACATCTGGCAGTTCTTCTATAAAGGCGCTTACTGGCGGCGCGGGCCGGTCACCATGTCTGCCATCTCCGCCGTAGACATGGCGCTATGGGACATCAAGGGCAAGGCCGCCAACATGCCGCTATATCAGTTACTCGGCGGCGCATCGCGCACCGGCGTAATGGTTTACTGCCACACCACCGGCCATTCCATCGACGAAGTGCTCGACGACTACGCCAAACATAAAGAGTTGGGCTTTAAAGCCATTCGCGCCCAGTGCGGCGTACCGGGCATGAAAACCACCTACGGCATGGCCAAAGGTAAAGGGCTGGCTTACGAGCCAGCCACCAAGGGCAACTGGCCGGAAGAACAGCTGTGGTCAACGGAGAAATACCTCGATTTCACCCCCCAAACTGTTCGAAGCGGTGCGCAACCGCTTTGGTTTTGA
- the yegS gene encoding Lipid kinase YegS, with product MHPPAPALLIINGKGAGNEEVRLAVQKLRDENQTLHVRVTWEQGDAARYVQEACQLGVATLIAGGGDGTINEVAAALAALPAKGRPVLGILPLGTANDFAMACNIPLMPEQALRLAVKGRAVPIDLAKVNDQRYFINMATGGFGTRITTETPEKLKAALGGVSYFIHGLLRMDTLKADRCEIRGPDFHWSGDALVIGIGNGKQAGGGQQLCPDALINDGLLQLRLLTADELLPTLIASLFNDEENKNVIGAALPWLEIDAPHEMTFNLDGEPLKGRHFRIEVLPNAIECRLPPNCELLGQTQSSQ from the coding sequence ATGCATCCACCAGCACCAGCGCTGCTTATCATCAACGGCAAAGGCGCCGGCAACGAAGAAGTTCGCCTGGCGGTACAGAAATTGCGGGATGAGAACCAAACCCTGCACGTTCGCGTCACCTGGGAACAGGGTGACGCCGCGCGCTATGTGCAGGAGGCCTGTCAACTTGGGGTGGCCACACTGATTGCCGGTGGTGGCGATGGCACCATCAATGAGGTGGCTGCAGCATTGGCCGCGTTACCGGCTAAAGGACGGCCGGTATTGGGCATTCTGCCGTTGGGCACTGCCAACGACTTCGCCATGGCCTGCAATATCCCGCTGATGCCGGAACAGGCGCTGCGGTTGGCGGTCAAAGGCCGCGCCGTCCCGATAGATCTGGCAAAAGTTAACGATCAACGCTATTTCATCAATATGGCGACCGGCGGTTTTGGTACCCGAATCACGACCGAAACGCCGGAAAAACTGAAGGCCGCGTTGGGCGGCGTGTCCTACTTTATCCACGGCTTGCTCCGCATGGACACGCTCAAAGCCGATCGCTGCGAGATCCGTGGTCCGGATTTCCATTGGTCCGGTGACGCTTTGGTGATTGGTATCGGTAATGGTAAGCAGGCCGGTGGCGGGCAGCAATTATGCCCGGATGCCCTGATCAACGATGGCCTGCTGCAACTGCGGCTGCTGACTGCTGACGAACTGTTACCGACACTGATCGCCAGCCTGTTTAACGATGAAGAAAACAAAAACGTGATCGGTGCTGCCCTGCCGTGGCTGGAAATCGATGCGCCCCATGAAATGACCTTTAATCTCGACGGCGAACCACTCAAAGGCAGGCATTTCCGCATTGAAGTGCTGCCGAACGCCATCGAATGCCGTCTGCCCCCCAACTGCGAGCTGCTTGGGCAAACCCAGTCTTCCCAATAA